In one Lolium rigidum isolate FL_2022 chromosome 3, APGP_CSIRO_Lrig_0.1, whole genome shotgun sequence genomic region, the following are encoded:
- the LOC124698495 gene encoding uncharacterized protein LOC124698495, which produces MGGSKGEDKPGECEEWSYQFTNKDTLILKAPKKSPLALRMVVFSMTMICGVFICSMCMRQLGSDSWSRIVKIQVAEQHCNKSSVPPSEVHFVHYPQPLNYSRKECMCTPVRYFAIISSQRSGSGWFETLLNSHINVSSNGEIFSNKERRNNISSITKTMDKVYNLDWNSSASKDECTAAVGFKWMLNQGLMANHAQIVDYFNQRGVSAIFLFRRNLLRQIVSQLANNHDRYLKQLNGKHKAHVHTKDEANILAKYKPRLNTTTLIGTLKKANDYTRNALENLKSTRHITVYYEDLIQNRTKLVDVLDFLKVPTRKLVSRHVKIHTKPLSDQIENWDEVYNALNGTQFESFLDADYRI; this is translated from the exons ATGGGGGGCTCCAAAGGGGAGGACAAGCCCGGCGAATGCGAGGAATGGAGCTACCAGTTTACAAACAAG GACACACTGATTTTGAAGGCTCCAAAGAAGTCGCCCCTCGCACTGAGAATGGTTGTTTTCTCCATGACAATGATCTGTGGGGTGTTTATTTGCTCAATGTGTATGCGGCAACTGGGAAGCGACAGCTGGTCAAGGATAGTGAAGATCCAAGTCGCGGAACAGCACTGCAATAAGTCCTCGGTGCCTCCTTCTGAGGTTCACTTTGTGCATTATCCACAGCCACTGAATTACAGCAG GAAAGAGTGCATGTGTACTCCTGTCCGGTACTTTGCAATTATCTCATCGCAGCGATCTGGAAGTGGCTGGTTTGAGACTCTTCTAAACAGTCACATCAATGTTAGCTctaatggagagatcttctcgaaTAAAGAAAGGAGAAATAACATTTCATCTATAACAAAGACAATGGATAAGGTTTATAATCTTGATTGGAATAGTAGTGCTTCCAAGGATGAGTGTACTGCTGCTGTTGGCTTCAAATGGATGCTTAATCAG GGTCTTATGGCAAATCACGCGCAAATAGTTGATTACTTCAACCAAAGAGGAGTCTCTGCGATATTTCTGTTCAGAAGGAATCTCCTCCGTCAGATAGTATCGCAACTAGCAAACAATCATGACAGATACCTTAAGCAGTTGAATGGGAAACATAAGGCCCATGTTCACACAAAAGATGAG GCGAATATACTTGCAAAATATAAGCCCAggctcaacacaacaacactgatCGGGACACTGAAAAAGGCAAATGACTACACTCGTAATGCTCTTGAAAACCTAAAGAGCACCCGCCACATCACAGTGTACTACGAGGATCTTATCCAAAACAGAACA AAGCTTGTTGATGTCTTGGATTTCCTTAAAGTGCCGACGAGGAAACTAGTCAGCCGGCACGTGAAGATACACACGAAACCACTTTCTGATCAAATTGAAAACTGGGATGAAGTCTATAATGCTCTGAATGGTACCCAATTTGAGAGTTTCTTGGATGCTGACTACAGAATATGA
- the LOC124698496 gene encoding probable inactive heme oxygenase 2, chloroplastic, with translation MPLVVLVPSAAAPLRRPPPSRFVHPRRNLALTRTRCAPSPPAEAQSVKPPRPRRYPKQFPGEVVGVAEEMRFVAMRLRNPKKTTLKDAKRSEGAAEDDESEEDDHEVKEQEDNSELEEEEEEDEEEDNHEVAEEGDSEVEGEWMPSIEGFVRYLVDSKLVFDTVERVVAGSTDVAYVYFRKGGLERSASIEKDLEWFREQGFEIPEPSTHGSNYAAYLSELAGSNAPAFLSHYYNIYFSHTTGGLAIGKKICDKILEGRVLEFYKWDTDAELLLKDAREKLNELSKHWSRKDRNLCLKETAKCFQYMGRIVRLIIS, from the exons ATGCCGCTCGTCGTCTTGGTCCCCTCGGCGGCGGCACCGCTCCGGCGACCGCCGCCCTCCCGCTTTGTGCACCCTCGCAGGAACCTTGCCCTGACCAGAACACGCTGCGCCCCTTCTCCACCAGCAGAGGCGCAGTCAGTAAAGCCGCCGAGACCGCGGCGGTACCCGAAGCAGTTCCCAGGCGAGGTGGTGGGCGTCGCCGAGGAGATGCGGTTCGTCGCGATGCGCCTCCGCAACCCTAAGAAAACTACCCTCAAGGACGCTAAGAGGTCTGAGGGAGCGGCGGAGGATGATGAATCGGAGGAGGACGACCACGAGGTGAAGGAGCAGGAGGACAACagcgagctggaggaggaggaagaggaggatgaggaggaggacaacCACGAAGTGGCGGAGGAAGGCGATTCGGAAGTGGAGGGGGAGTGGATGCCCAGCATTGAAGGCTTCGTGAGGTACCTGGTGGACAGCAAGCTTGTCTTCGACACCGTCGAGCGGGTCGTAGCCGGGTCCACGGACGTCGCCT ATGTTTACTTCAGGAAGGGTGGGTTGGAACGTTCAGCTAGCATTGAAAAAGATTTGGAGTGGTTCAGAGAACAAGGATTTGAGATTCCAGAACCGAGCACTCATGGATCAAATTATGCAGCTTATCTCTCTGAATTGGCTGGGAGCAATGCCCCGGCCTTCCTTTCCCACTATTACAATATTTATTTTTCCCATACAACTGGAGGGTTGGCCATAGGTAAAAAG ATCTGCGACAAAATTTTGGAAGGAAGAGTGCTAGAGTTCTACAAATGGGACACTGATGCAGAACTCTTACTAAAAGATGCCAGGGAGAAGCTTAATGAGCTTAGCAAG CACTGGTCTCGGAAGGACAGGAACTTGTGCTTGAAAGAAACTGCAAAATGCTTCCAGTACATGGGGCGGATTGTGCGGTTAATCATTTCATAA